One Corynebacterium matruchotii genomic window, ATGATCCGCCGCTGCTCCGCAAGGCCGCAAAGCGGCACAGTGGCCTGCCGAAAATCATGCCGGCGCAACTCCCGGGAATTATTGATACACATGGCCAGGAACTGGGGGTTGAACCGGTACGGATCCACGATGCGCAAATACTTCGCCTGACCGAAAACATCCGGCGGGTAGATCGCATGCCTATCGTTGAGAACAGCAAGGTACTCGCCGGTCAGGGGCTTATGGTCGGAATACGTCAACCCGCCCTCGCTGATGAGCCTCCCGATCGTGGTGTGTACCTTTGCCGCGGGAATCGTCAGCTCATGCTCCGCAGCCTGTGGCGTGGTAATCACGCTGTCCGGCTTCATCATCCGCAAGGTCTGCATCACCACGCGAGGCAAGAGCACGTCATGATCCGACAATAACGTGGCGGGCGTGAGCACGGCATGCGGCACCCTCAGCGGTTGGCCGGCGCGAAGCGTGGTCAACCAGTCGGCAACGTGAAGCTTCGACTTCGGTATGTTGCTCGCGTCTATGACCGCTGTCGCAGCGGTGGGGGAGCCGCGCAGCACCCACAGCAACGTGTTCACATGCGAATACGCCAAAAACTTCTCCGGTAACTGTATGATCGCCTCCACCTGGCGTCGGCGCAGCAACAACCGCCGCAATTCCGCCGATTGATGCGACACCCCCGGGCTGAAACTGGTCAACACATACCCATAACCATCAGACGTGAGATGACGCAAGGTACACAATAAAAACGCCTCATGCGCCCGCGCCGGAACCATTATATTCTCATCGAAACTTCGTGCTAAATTCTGGCAGTGTCCGGTGTCGGCCTGCTGATTCAGCGGCGCCTCCACAACCACGGTGCGATACTGCCGCCGTGACGACGATGCCGCATGGGCTAACGAATCTCGGCACCGAAAATCCGCAGTCACACCCAATAATCGCGCCTGAAGCTTTGCGACGTCCACCGCGGTGGGAGCAATGTCTGCACCCACAATCGCCACATCATGCGCCCGCGCCAACGCCAGCAACGTCCCCCCAATGCCACACGCGGGATCGAACACAGTATCGGTAACCGTGGTGCCCGCGGCCTCGGCCAAAAGCCGCGATGAAGCGGACTGCGTCGTCCCAAACTGGCTATAAAACCCCCGGCCCCCAACCCCCAACAACATGTCAACAATGAGCGTTGCCACCCCGGGAGTCGCGGCGGCCGTCACACTATTATCAAGCAGGTCGGCAACCTGGGCGGGTGACGCCCCAGCTTGGCGCACGAGATCCGCACCCTGGTCCGGGTCGGCCAACAGCGTCAGCCCAGCCAGGGTGGCCTGCAACTGGTCGGGAAAAACCTGGATGAGGCCATTGACAAGGGCCGTAGCAACTAATTCGTTGCTTTTGCCATCACGGAGCAGACCTTTTTCACGAAGCCAATGCAGGACTTCAGGAATTCGGAACAACGGTCGGCGAGTTGCTGGCTCGTTGACTGGGCAGGGGAAGTCGGAATGCCGTGCTCGCCAATTGCTGACCGCTGATCGAGAGACGTCAGCGAGATGGGCGATATCTTTGAGCGTGAGATAACCGGTGGGGTAGGGCATGGTGACGGTGGGTCAACCTTTCGAACAACAGGAGCCGACACTGGGGTAGTGGACGGCTTCATTGTACTGGTGTTCGCATGAACGGGGCCCGGTTTGGGGATGGGGTGGGCGGCGGCATGCTTCGGGATGCGCAGCGGCCGCGCCGATGAAACCTTATGGGTGCGGGTGGCCCGCGTGCCAAGTATCAAAATATTATCCGCACAGGCGGCAAGCGTGGCGTTCAAGGCACTCTTATACGAACACACGGTCGTGGGAATTCCCACGCTCATGAGGTACAACACCGAATCAACAAAAATGCCATCACCGGACACAATGATGACTTCCTTGAATCGGCTCGCAAGATTGTGCTCCGCGGCGATGGCGGCGATCAGGCGTTTATCCGCCCCGGATTTTCCTACCGCGTCGAGTATCTGGCAGGTACCCCACGATTCGTGCAGGTGGGGGATACCGGACTTGTCGGCGGCAACCACAATGAGATCCCGGTTGGTGATGTTTAGCCATTGGTTGAGTGCGCAGCGGCACCAATTTGCTTCCTGAACACTGCCGATGCTTCGGCCATTGATGTTCTCGATGTCAACGAAAATAAGGCGGCGGTTGAGCGGGAGGTGCGTCATAATGACTCCTGGGTATGAATTTATGCGACATTAGAACCTATGATACCTATGTTCACATTATGGAGCAATATCTTTGGTAAAAACGGGTGTGAATAATGGAAATGATGGAGATTGCCTGCTAAAATAATGGAAAATTAATATTATTTGTGGCGTGTTCTTATATAACGTGAATGGGGGTGATTGGGGGTAAATTAGGATATAAAACCAGAAAGCAGTAATGCTGATAGTTTGTTATGGGGGTAAGTTGTGAGTGTGGGGGATTTGCCTCGCACCACCAACCCCCACGCCCGCCCTGTCTGCTAAGGTGACTGAAGTGTATTTGAAGTCGTTGACCCTACGAGGATTCAAATCCTTCGCATCCGCCACCACCCTAAAATTCGAACCCGGCATCTGCGTAGTAGTAGGACCCAACGGCTCCGGCAAATCCAACGTCGTCGACGCCCTCGCCTGGGTCATGGGCGAACAAGGCGCCAAAACCCTCCGTGGCGGCAAAATGGAAGACGTCATCTTCGCCGGCGCCGGCGGCCGCAAACCCTTAGGCAGAGCCGAAGTCACCCTCACCATCGACAACTCCGACGGCGCCCTCGA contains:
- a CDS encoding N-6 DNA methylase — its product is MFRIPEVLHWLREKGLLRDGKSNELVATALVNGLIQVFPDQLQATLAGLTLLADPDQGADLVRQAGASPAQVADLLDNSVTAAATPGVATLIVDMLLGVGGRGFYSQFGTTQSASSRLLAEAAGTTVTDTVFDPACGIGGTLLALARAHDVAIVGADIAPTAVDVAKLQARLLGVTADFRCRDSLAHAASSSRRQYRTVVVEAPLNQQADTGHCQNLARSFDENIMVPARAHEAFLLCTLRHLTSDGYGYVLTSFSPGVSHQSAELRRLLLRRRQVEAIIQLPEKFLAYSHVNTLLWVLRGSPTAATAVIDASNIPKSKLHVADWLTTLRAGQPLRVPHAVLTPATLLSDHDVLLPRVVMQTLRMMKPDSVITTPQAAEHELTIPAAKVHTTIGRLISEGGLTYSDHKPLTGEYLAVLNDRHAIYPPDVFGQAKYLRIVDPYRFNPQFLAMCINNSRELRRHDFRQATVPLCGLAEQRRIIRSVHSMTRRLLGAGE
- a CDS encoding NYN domain-containing protein; translation: MTHLPLNRRLIFVDIENINGRSIGSVQEANWCRCALNQWLNITNRDLIVVAADKSGIPHLHESWGTCQILDAVGKSGADKRLIAAIAAEHNLASRFKEVIIVSGDGIFVDSVLYLMSVGIPTTVCSYKSALNATLAACADNILILGTRATRTHKVSSARPLRIPKHAAAHPIPKPGPVHANTSTMKPSTTPVSAPVVRKVDPPSPCPTPPVISRSKISPISLTSLDQRSAIGEHGIPTSPAQSTSQQLADRCSEFLKSCIGFVKKVCSVMAKATN